One Danio aesculapii chromosome 11, fDanAes4.1, whole genome shotgun sequence genomic region harbors:
- the il10 gene encoding interleukin-10: MIISGVILSALLTLLLCDCAHSRRVECKTDCCSFVEGFPVRLRELRSAYKEIQKFYESNDDLEPLLNEDIKHNINSPYGCHVMNEILHFYLGTILPTALRKNPLQHSKTPIDSIGNIFQELKRDMVKCKKHFSCQNPFEVNSLKNSYEKMKEKGVYKAMGELDLLFRYIEQYLASKRVKH; the protein is encoded by the exons atgattatcTCTGGAGTCATCCTTTCTGCACTGCTCACGCTTCTACTTTGTGACTGTGCTCACAGCAGAAGAGTCGAATGCAAAACTGACTGTTGCTCAtttgtggagggctttcctgtaAGGCTGAGGGAGCTCCGTTCTGCATACAAAGAAATTCAGAAGTTTTAT GAGTCCAACGATGACTTGGAACCATTATTAAATGaagacataaaacataacataaac AGTCCCTATGGATGTCACGTCATGAATGAGATCCTGCATTTCTACTTGGGGACCATTCTGCCAACAGCTCTTCGGAAGAATCCTTTACAGCACTCCAAAACCCCAATCGACTCTATTGGAAATATATTTCAGGAACTCAAGCGGGATATGGTGAAATGC AAGAAGCACTTTTCCTGCCAAAATCCCTTCGAAGTCAACAGCTTAAAGAATTCATATGAAAAG atGAAGGAAAAGGGGGTTTATAAAGCTATGGGGGAGCTTGATTTGCTCTTCAGGTACATCGAGCAGTATCTGGCCTCAAAGAGGGTTAAGCACTAA